A window of Sulfuricurvum sp. contains these coding sequences:
- a CDS encoding response regulator: MKKLLIIEDNLMVAGMIREIAIGVGIEVIGIADSWSEAEKIILTIHPDFAIVDINIKGSIDGVQAATKLKHIGVESLFLTAYKDLDIIKEATDLAPLSYMIKPITPENLMATFILAINKLDLLKPANPSPTYTVATNGLIYKGQHLVSLSKSERLVLSLLLKHLGQNVDYELLFYTLGEYSDARSEASLRNITAKIRRKCPDITIQNIKGVGYSANINN; encoded by the coding sequence ATGAAAAAACTACTGATTATAGAAGACAACCTAATGGTGGCAGGGATGATTAGAGAGATTGCTATAGGTGTAGGTATTGAGGTGATAGGGATTGCCGATAGTTGGTCAGAAGCGGAAAAAATTATCCTCACTATTCACCCCGACTTTGCAATTGTAGATATCAACATCAAAGGGAGTATTGATGGAGTACAAGCAGCAACAAAACTAAAACACATCGGGGTAGAATCTCTCTTTTTGACCGCTTACAAAGATCTAGATATTATAAAAGAAGCGACCGATTTAGCACCTCTCTCGTACATGATAAAACCGATAACACCCGAAAACCTGATGGCTACTTTTATCTTAGCTATCAACAAATTAGATCTACTAAAACCTGCCAATCCTTCCCCAACCTATACTGTTGCCACCAATGGTCTCATCTACAAAGGTCAACATCTCGTTTCACTGTCGAAAAGTGAACGGTTGGTATTATCACTTTTACTTAAACATTTGGGACAAAATGTAGATTATGAGCTACTTTTTTATACTTTAGGGGAATACAGCGATGCAAGGAGTGAAGCATCATTACGTAATATCACTGCTAAAATTCGTAGAAAATGCCCCGATATCACTATCCAAAATATTAAAGGAGTGGGATATTCCGCTAACATTAATAACTGA
- a CDS encoding DUF4347 domain-containing protein, with amino-acid sequence MPTPLYIIDTQVTDKERIIASLESGAKYYVLEADKNGLEQIANILSGYNDVESLHIISHGESGSITLGNVTLNQTNIDGYQEQLQTIGQSLSTKGDILLYGCDVAQGEKGEQFIQTLSTYTNADIAASTDLTGLKGDWNLEATTGTIESNTLSVEHYTSTLLNLTASAGTTNENLTGSSLSDTLTGNSGNNTLNGGKGNDTLNGDAGNDTLIGGAGNDILDGGEGIDNANYTNATTGVHVDLTITTAQNTLGAGVDTLTNIENLTGSAYNDTLTGNSGNNTLNGGVGNDTLISGAGNDLLFGGTGDDILDGGIGNDTVGYENITSEIHVDLTITTTQDTLGGGRDTLTNIENLRGSAYNDTLIGNSGNNILNAGKGDDTLRGNGGADTLNAGEGNDTFIITRNSDMSTSIINGGVGADTLKLEGGSIALDLTKIANSRIKNIETIDITGNGNNSLKLSTIDIQSMSTLEGGYYRVTINGNTGDTLTLTDGTWLRTNAPSGYITYTDESTHTKIIVQEGITAQSANHTMDSADTTAPTITSLTTATTAENVATTTVVYTATATDASALTYTISGTDAALFDIIATTGAVTFKTSPDFEIPTDTGTDNTYNFTITATDTAGNFSDQNVALDVTNVSESLAGQSVIDLGTYGKLIAPVQVDGKWFYAWDMNGDGTHDWHRDASGQYNYDGSVANASGSGYQYDYASHDVLDSLFNHDSNGVTNTTVANVDGLFGTTNDYRFATLNGVNVTLPTTGTGLANEGWYYLNDNQTYTDLAEIWDSSNTGYQMSGTPAGWQVDGYWSATPSDSGHAFVSTSDGSVYGIYGDVNVTYVALQVL; translated from the coding sequence ATGCCAACCCCCCTTTACATCATCGACACTCAAGTAACCGATAAAGAGCGAATAATCGCAAGCCTAGAGAGTGGTGCAAAGTATTACGTATTAGAAGCCGATAAAAATGGACTAGAACAAATAGCCAATATACTCAGCGGATACAATGATGTAGAGAGTTTGCATATCATTTCACACGGAGAGAGCGGAAGTATAACACTGGGCAATGTAACTCTCAATCAGACGAATATAGATGGCTACCAAGAACAACTTCAAACAATCGGACAATCCCTCAGTACTAAAGGGGATATTCTACTGTACGGATGTGATGTAGCCCAAGGGGAAAAAGGGGAGCAGTTCATACAGACACTCTCAACCTACACCAATGCAGATATAGCAGCATCTACCGATCTCACAGGTTTAAAAGGAGACTGGAACCTAGAGGCAACTACAGGAACTATTGAGAGTAATACCCTAAGCGTTGAACACTATACCTCAACACTTTTAAATTTAACCGCAAGTGCCGGTACCACAAACGAAAACCTAACCGGAAGTAGCCTAAGTGATACCCTAACCGGAAATAGCGGAAATAATACCCTAAACGGTGGGAAAGGAAATGATACCCTAAACGGTGACGCAGGGAATGATACTCTTATTGGTGGAGCCGGTAATGATATACTCGATGGAGGAGAGGGGATTGATAACGCAAACTACACTAATGCAACAACAGGAGTACATGTAGACCTAACCATCACCACCGCACAAAACACCCTAGGAGCAGGAGTAGATACCCTTACTAATATCGAGAACCTAACGGGAAGTGCTTATAACGATACCTTAACCGGAAACAGTGGAAATAATACCCTAAACGGCGGAGTAGGAAATGATACCCTAATCAGTGGAGCAGGTAATGACCTCTTGTTCGGAGGAACTGGCGATGATATCCTCGATGGAGGAATAGGAAATGATACCGTAGGATATGAAAACATCACATCAGAAATTCATGTAGACCTAACCATCACCACCACACAAGATACCCTAGGGGGAGGGAGAGATACCCTAACCAATATCGAAAACCTAAGAGGAAGTGCTTATAACGATACCCTTATCGGTAATAGCGGAAATAATATCCTTAATGCAGGTAAAGGAGATGATACCCTAAGAGGTAACGGAGGAGCTGATACCCTCAACGCAGGAGAAGGTAACGATACCTTTATCATCACCCGCAACTCCGATATGAGTACCTCAATCATTAACGGAGGAGTAGGAGCTGATACCCTCAAACTCGAAGGGGGAAGTATTGCACTTGACCTAACAAAAATAGCCAATAGCCGAATCAAAAATATCGAGACTATCGATATTACCGGTAACGGAAATAATAGCCTCAAACTCTCAACTATCGATATTCAAAGTATGAGTACCCTAGAGGGTGGATACTATAGAGTAACCATCAACGGTAACACCGGAGACACACTAACCCTCACCGATGGTACATGGTTACGAACCAATGCACCATCAGGATACATCACCTATACTGATGAATCCACCCATACTAAGATAATAGTTCAAGAGGGGATAACTGCTCAAAGTGCTAATCACACTATGGACTCTGCGGATACTACAGCCCCAACCATCACATCCCTCACTACCGCAACAACAGCTGAAAACGTTGCTACCACCACAGTGGTCTATACCGCAACGGCAACTGATGCATCGGCACTTACCTACACCATCAGCGGAACCGATGCGGCACTCTTCGACATCATTGCTACCACAGGTGCCGTGACATTCAAAACCTCACCCGACTTCGAGATCCCAACCGACACGGGCACAGATAACACCTACAATTTCACTATCACTGCCACCGATACCGCAGGTAACTTTAGCGATCAAAATGTCGCTCTTGATGTCACTAATGTGAGCGAATCACTAGCAGGTCAAAGTGTCATCGATCTGGGCACCTACGGCAAACTCATCGCCCCCGTACAAGTAGATGGCAAATGGTTCTACGCTTGGGATATGAACGGAGACGGCACTCATGACTGGCATCGGGATGCTAGCGGTCAGTACAACTATGATGGTAGTGTCGCTAACGCTAGCGGGAGTGGATATCAGTACGACTACGCCTCTCATGACGTTCTTGATTCGCTTTTTAACCACGACAGTAATGGAGTTACGAACACGACAGTAGCAAATGTCGATGGACTCTTCGGTACGACGAACGATTACCGCTTTGCTACACTAAACGGTGTCAATGTTACTCTTCCCACCACGGGGACAGGATTAGCTAACGAGGGGTGGTACTACCTAAACGATAACCAAACCTACACCGATCTCGCTGAGATATGGGACAGTTCTAACACAGGTTACCAAATGAGTGGAACGCCAGCAGGGTGGCAGGTTGACGGTTACTGGTCTGCTACGCCGAGTGACTCCGGGCACGCCTTTGTGAGTACTAGCGACGGAAGTGTCTACGGCATCTACGGCGACGTCAACGTTACTTATGTCGCTTTGCAGGTGTTGTAG
- a CDS encoding replication-associated recombination protein A has translation MADFTYLLRPKTFDEVVGQPQLCSPDAPLRSLCESGNLTHSFFYGPPGCGKTTLARIIASVMELPFYEFNATSLKIEDLRKIFTQYENSLTKPLIFIDEVHRLAKNQQEVLLPVMEKNSVLVIGASTENPYFSLTAAMRSRSLLFELCGINTESLADLLVRTSIEMDEDAREYLIASSGGDARAMLKLLEVSTALNKPITLALLKSLRPAAQSLGSSEAGVHYDLASALIKSIRGSDPDAAIYYLARLIEGGEPPEFIARRLVILSSEDVGNANPQALTLTTSAMMSVKQIGYPEARIILSQAVIYLCASPKSNTAYNAINAAQNAVKNGVILDIPEHLRQQHKGYLYPHDFGGWVEQKYLSKPLKFVEFKNSGYEAKMGEWIEKVWGEK, from the coding sequence ATGGCTGATTTTACCTATTTACTTCGTCCTAAAACCTTTGATGAGGTAGTCGGGCAGCCTCAGTTGTGCTCACCCGATGCACCGCTTCGTTCATTGTGCGAGAGCGGTAATCTGACACACTCTTTTTTTTACGGTCCTCCCGGTTGCGGTAAAACGACATTGGCTCGGATTATTGCCTCTGTTATGGAACTTCCTTTTTACGAGTTTAATGCCACGTCACTCAAAATCGAAGATTTACGAAAAATTTTTACTCAATACGAAAATTCGCTCACTAAGCCTCTGATTTTTATCGATGAGGTGCATCGTCTGGCAAAGAATCAGCAAGAGGTGTTACTCCCAGTTATGGAAAAAAACAGTGTGTTAGTAATCGGTGCATCGACGGAAAATCCCTATTTTAGCCTTACTGCGGCGATGCGTTCACGCTCGCTATTGTTTGAGTTGTGTGGAATTAACACCGAATCGTTAGCCGATTTGTTAGTTCGTACTTCCATCGAAATGGACGAGGATGCGCGAGAGTATTTGATTGCCAGTTCAGGTGGTGATGCACGCGCCATGCTCAAACTGCTCGAAGTCTCCACCGCATTGAACAAACCGATAACTCTAGCACTCTTAAAATCACTCCGTCCTGCGGCACAAAGTTTGGGAAGCTCCGAAGCGGGAGTTCATTACGACCTCGCATCTGCCCTGATTAAAAGTATCCGAGGTTCCGATCCTGATGCGGCGATTTATTACCTTGCTCGCCTCATCGAGGGAGGCGAACCGCCCGAATTTATCGCCCGACGTCTCGTGATCCTCTCCAGTGAAGATGTTGGCAATGCGAATCCTCAGGCGTTGACATTAACCACTTCGGCGATGATGAGCGTCAAACAAATAGGCTATCCCGAAGCGCGTATAATCCTTTCTCAAGCGGTGATCTATCTCTGCGCATCTCCGAAATCAAACACGGCGTATAACGCAATCAATGCGGCGCAAAATGCCGTGAAAAACGGGGTGATTCTCGATATTCCAGAACATTTGCGCCAACAGCACAAAGGATATTTGTATCCGCACGATTTTGGAGGCTGGGTAGAGCAAAAGTACCTCTCAAAACCTCTCAAATTTGTCGAGTTTAAAAACAGTGGCTATGAAGCGAAGATGGGTGAGTGGATAGAGAAGGTGTGGGGAGAAAAATAA
- a CDS encoding Hint domain-containing protein, which yields MAILATGSAGYAGGTDTGSAINWIFGDNSYTTYDMRDTPDGSNGDGVLNFGDTVYLYDNGSYSGMTMTFTGTDSVTGDLLFDAGGSGIYTFSSSSANLAHYASGAIDFYTTTPVAYCFLSGTQITTPNGTTNVESLCIGDEVITTEGIVQKVKWVGVQNCHKFTLPTNKLPVIVRKEALGENIPSEDLYLSSDHALYVDGVLAHAGALVNDISIVRINRDELESSFTYYHVELEDHSLILANNTPAETFVDNASREQFHNYAEYVTLYGSDESLNQTGELSLPRAMSQRQLPKAIKERLEIRALELFASEVSVSA from the coding sequence ATGGCGATTTTAGCAACAGGCAGTGCAGGATATGCAGGTGGGACTGATACAGGAAGTGCTATAAATTGGATTTTTGGTGATAATAGTTATACCACTTATGATATGCGTGATACTCCTGATGGATCAAACGGTGATGGTGTCTTAAATTTTGGAGATACCGTTTATCTGTATGATAATGGTAGTTATTCAGGTATGACTATGACTTTTACCGGTACTGATAGTGTTACAGGAGATTTACTCTTTGATGCCGGCGGTAGCGGCATTTATACTTTTAGCTCCAGTTCTGCAAACCTTGCCCATTATGCAAGCGGTGCAATCGATTTCTACACCACCACCCCTGTCGCTTACTGCTTCCTCTCAGGCACCCAAATCACTACCCCGAACGGAACAACCAATGTCGAATCACTCTGTATCGGAGATGAAGTAATCACGACAGAAGGTATTGTCCAAAAAGTGAAATGGGTTGGAGTTCAAAACTGCCATAAATTTACCCTCCCTACCAATAAACTTCCGGTTATTGTCCGTAAAGAGGCATTGGGAGAAAATATCCCATCAGAAGACCTTTATCTCTCTAGCGATCATGCTTTATATGTTGATGGAGTACTTGCCCATGCAGGAGCATTAGTCAATGATATCTCTATCGTACGAATAAACAGAGATGAACTAGAGAGCAGTTTTACCTACTATCATGTTGAACTAGAAGATCACTCTTTAATCCTTGCAAACAATACCCCAGCAGAGACATTTGTCGATAATGCTAGCAGAGAACAGTTTCATAACTATGCAGAATATGTAACCCTTTATGGTTCAGATGAGAGTTTGAACCAAACAGGAGAACTATCACTTCCTCGTGCTATGTCTCAACGTCAACTTCCAAAAGCGATTAAAGAGCGTTTGGAGATAAGAGCGTTAGAGCTTTTTGCTTCTGAGGTTAGTGTGAGTGCTTAA
- the metH gene encoding methionine synthase — MSLKQTLLETLSRRPLIIDGAMGTQLQERADKIPDSAWEGLEGCNELLNVTATSVMSDIFHAYLTAGADLITTNTFGSFSWVLDEYGIGHRSYELSRAGAAVCKAECEKFSTPEHPRYVLGSIGPGTKLPSLGHIHYDEMFTGYLECCLGLIDGGCDIFLLETCQDPLQIKAALHACEAANKERGATLPIMVSVTIELAGSMLIGTDAATIATILEPFDILSLGFNCGTGPEQYGKHVRTLSEVWGKPISVHANAGLPQNRGGFSYYPMGPDEFAQLQCDFLNYDGVSFLGGCCGTTPQHIRALVNKVSSIAPKKPSGAMKPSIASLFNTVELIQEPSPLLIGERSNSTGSKAFRELIIASDYEGTLSVGQAQVRDGAHCLDVNVEFAGRDGAIDMAHVMRLYNQKIPLPLMPDATRVNTMEEALKCIGGKPIINSVNLEDGEERLDAICSLAKKFGTALVCLVIDEKGMAKTTADKMRIADRIYDLCVNRHGIDPRNLMFDMLTFTVGSGDVEYRDAAIQTLEAIRQLHAKYPNVGSTLGLSNISFGLSMNARVFLNSVFLHHCIEAGMTSVIINVKHIVPLAKMSEEDRSICEELLFHPDDQSLFKFIGHFSDKTIDNGKNDEAYEAMSDEEKIAQLLLDGDKERMIPLVEKARHTINPDRIVNEILIDAMKVVGELFGSGKMQLPFVLQSAETMKTTVDYLNPYLSKQEKDTDTTLVIGTVKGDVHDVGKNLVDIILSNNGFKVINIGIKTELEEYLDVMKENDIHAIGMSGLLVKSTQVMKDNLEIMTSKGITTPVLLGGAALTRSFVDDFCRPIYGGAIFYCRDAFDGVIAMSRIEKYNADPSVGLDPRLGGDMIEKPLKEVIDIVIPPYAEIKMPSVVKIPTPPFWGRRVLRKEQLDFEMVCGWINKRSLFKMHWGYKRAGMPVEEYKKLLETKVYPAYERIKSEIIKRGLFDPTVIYGYYPVRSSDHELLIFDESCGWNIDANANRQNLEEVIGNAKYVFEFPRQRKAPHRALSDFFTHTRDDVLPLTCVSVGDKFSEYEKELYAANEYLEYNLVHGFGVELAEALAEVAHKQIRLDLNIASADEGFSLRDVRLNRYAGARYSFGYPACPDLEPSRIIFDLLKPEEFGITLSETFQIHPEQSTTALVVHHKEASYYSI; from the coding sequence ATGTCCCTCAAACAAACACTTCTTGAAACACTCTCCCGCCGACCCCTCATCATCGACGGTGCGATGGGAACTCAACTTCAAGAACGTGCCGATAAAATCCCCGATAGTGCATGGGAAGGGTTAGAGGGGTGTAACGAACTTCTCAACGTCACTGCGACTTCAGTGATGAGCGATATTTTTCATGCTTACCTCACGGCGGGCGCGGATCTCATCACCACCAACACCTTCGGCTCTTTTAGCTGGGTACTCGATGAATACGGGATCGGACATCGCTCGTATGAGCTCTCTCGTGCGGGAGCTGCCGTTTGTAAGGCAGAGTGCGAAAAGTTTTCCACCCCTGAACACCCCCGTTATGTTCTGGGCTCCATCGGACCGGGAACCAAACTCCCCTCTCTAGGGCACATCCACTATGATGAAATGTTCACAGGATATTTGGAGTGTTGTTTGGGACTCATCGACGGCGGATGTGATATTTTCCTCTTAGAGACCTGCCAAGACCCGCTCCAGATCAAAGCGGCCCTTCATGCGTGTGAAGCGGCAAACAAAGAGCGAGGAGCGACTCTGCCGATTATGGTCTCCGTTACCATCGAGCTCGCAGGCTCTATGCTCATCGGAACCGATGCGGCAACCATCGCGACTATTTTAGAGCCGTTCGACATCCTCAGTCTCGGTTTTAACTGCGGTACGGGCCCTGAGCAGTACGGCAAACACGTTCGTACCCTCTCCGAAGTGTGGGGAAAACCTATCTCCGTTCACGCCAATGCGGGGCTCCCTCAAAATCGCGGCGGTTTTTCATACTACCCAATGGGACCCGATGAGTTTGCCCAGTTGCAATGCGACTTTTTAAACTACGACGGAGTGAGCTTCCTCGGCGGATGTTGCGGAACCACCCCTCAGCATATCCGCGCCCTCGTGAACAAAGTCTCATCTATTGCCCCTAAAAAGCCAAGCGGAGCAATGAAGCCCTCTATCGCATCGCTCTTCAACACAGTAGAGCTGATCCAAGAACCCTCGCCGCTCCTCATCGGAGAGCGCTCCAACTCCACAGGATCAAAAGCGTTTCGTGAGCTCATCATCGCCAGTGATTACGAGGGGACTCTCAGCGTAGGTCAAGCCCAAGTGCGCGACGGGGCCCATTGTCTCGATGTCAACGTCGAGTTTGCGGGGCGTGATGGTGCCATCGATATGGCACACGTTATGAGACTCTACAACCAAAAAATCCCCCTCCCTCTTATGCCTGATGCGACGCGAGTCAACACGATGGAAGAGGCGCTCAAATGTATCGGCGGTAAACCGATCATCAACTCGGTCAACCTCGAAGACGGGGAAGAGCGTTTAGACGCTATTTGTTCTCTCGCCAAAAAATTCGGAACGGCGCTCGTGTGTCTCGTTATCGACGAAAAAGGGATGGCAAAAACGACGGCGGATAAAATGCGCATCGCGGATCGTATCTATGATTTGTGTGTCAACCGCCACGGGATTGATCCACGGAACCTGATGTTCGACATGCTCACCTTTACGGTGGGAAGCGGTGATGTGGAGTACCGTGATGCCGCGATCCAAACCCTTGAAGCGATCCGTCAACTTCATGCCAAATATCCGAACGTCGGCTCGACACTGGGACTCTCCAACATCTCGTTCGGTCTTAGCATGAACGCCCGTGTCTTTTTGAACAGCGTCTTTTTACACCACTGTATCGAAGCGGGGATGACCTCGGTCATCATCAATGTCAAACACATCGTACCGCTTGCCAAAATGTCAGAGGAAGATCGATCTATCTGTGAAGAGCTACTGTTCCATCCCGATGATCAGTCCCTCTTTAAATTTATCGGTCATTTCAGTGATAAAACTATTGATAACGGCAAAAACGACGAAGCCTATGAGGCGATGAGTGATGAGGAAAAAATTGCCCAACTTCTTCTTGATGGGGACAAAGAGCGGATGATTCCGTTGGTAGAAAAAGCGCGTCACACCATCAATCCTGACCGTATCGTCAATGAGATCCTCATCGATGCGATGAAAGTGGTCGGTGAACTTTTCGGATCGGGAAAAATGCAGTTACCGTTTGTATTGCAAAGTGCCGAGACGATGAAAACGACTGTCGATTATCTCAACCCCTACCTCTCGAAACAGGAAAAAGATACCGATACCACCCTCGTGATCGGCACCGTCAAAGGGGATGTCCACGACGTAGGGAAAAACCTCGTCGATATTATCCTCTCCAACAACGGGTTCAAGGTGATCAATATCGGGATTAAAACCGAACTCGAAGAGTATCTCGATGTTATGAAAGAGAATGATATTCACGCCATTGGGATGTCAGGACTCCTCGTCAAATCGACCCAAGTGATGAAAGACAATCTTGAAATTATGACATCCAAGGGGATTACAACACCTGTTCTACTTGGCGGTGCGGCACTCACCCGAAGTTTCGTCGATGACTTCTGCCGACCGATCTACGGTGGAGCGATCTTTTACTGCCGCGACGCGTTTGACGGTGTTATCGCGATGAGCCGTATCGAAAAATACAACGCCGACCCGAGTGTGGGACTTGACCCGCGCTTAGGCGGTGATATGATTGAAAAACCGCTCAAAGAGGTGATCGATATTGTGATCCCGCCATACGCAGAGATAAAAATGCCAAGCGTTGTGAAAATTCCGACTCCTCCGTTTTGGGGACGACGAGTTTTGCGTAAAGAGCAACTCGATTTTGAGATGGTGTGCGGATGGATCAATAAACGAAGCCTCTTTAAAATGCACTGGGGATACAAACGCGCAGGAATGCCGGTAGAAGAGTATAAAAAACTTTTAGAGACCAAAGTCTACCCTGCCTATGAGCGTATTAAATCAGAAATTATCAAGCGGGGATTGTTTGATCCGACGGTGATTTATGGATACTACCCTGTCCGAAGCAGCGACCACGAACTATTGATTTTCGATGAGAGTTGCGGATGGAATATCGATGCAAATGCTAACCGCCAAAACCTCGAAGAGGTGATCGGGAATGCCAAATATGTGTTTGAATTTCCGCGCCAGCGCAAAGCACCCCACCGTGCACTGAGTGATTTTTTCACCCATACACGCGATGATGTATTGCCACTTACTTGTGTGAGTGTCGGAGATAAATTCAGCGAGTATGAAAAAGAGCTTTACGCCGCCAATGAGTATTTAGAATACAATCTGGTACACGGGTTCGGGGTCGAGCTTGCCGAAGCGCTTGCCGAAGTGGCACACAAACAGATCCGTTTGGATTTGAATATCGCGAGTGCAGATGAAGGGTTCAGTTTGCGCGATGTCCGCCTAAACCGTTACGCGGGGGCACGATACAGCTTCGGATACCCTGCATGTCCTGATTTGGAACCGAGTCGGATTATTTTTGATTTGCTCAAACCCGAAGAGTTCGGTATTACCCTCTCTGAGACGTTCCAAATCCATCCCGAACAGAGTACGACGGCATTGGTCGTGCATCATAAAGAGGCGAGTTATTATAGTATTTAA
- a CDS encoding pseudouridine synthase, protein MMRLNKFIAHYSTYSRREADQAILDGYVRIDGEIEKNPAISVDERNANVSISGHKITATDQFTVIVYNKPRGELVTKKDPQNRRTIYDTLSKNYKHFIPIGRLDYASEGLLLMTDASRVATALMTSKMERVYKIKIKGPVSDAMKVAMGEGLELEDASAGAHEYAEEGPMSFAPFYAYQVQKDQGDYSILKVAIGEGQNRELRRFFAHFGAEIVDLKRLSFGGIELNNLPTGKVRFLERAEYTNLREFLDATEKAAKQKQKEIKKAVPSERKSEKKSVKKEETKPVKKEVKKPTKREFVKDKKPKPQNEVFGTNKYKPKSDSKFKK, encoded by the coding sequence ATGATGCGACTCAATAAATTTATAGCTCACTACTCTACCTACTCACGGCGTGAAGCCGATCAGGCGATTTTGGACGGATATGTTCGTATTGATGGCGAGATTGAAAAAAATCCTGCCATATCAGTGGATGAGCGCAACGCAAATGTGAGTATTAGCGGTCATAAAATCACCGCAACGGATCAATTTACCGTGATCGTTTATAACAAACCGCGCGGGGAGTTAGTTACTAAAAAAGATCCGCAAAACCGTCGAACGATTTACGATACTCTCTCTAAAAATTACAAACATTTTATCCCCATTGGGCGACTCGATTACGCTTCGGAGGGGTTGTTGTTGATGACTGATGCATCACGTGTGGCGACGGCACTCATGACCTCGAAAATGGAGCGTGTCTATAAAATCAAGATAAAAGGTCCCGTTTCCGATGCGATGAAAGTGGCGATGGGTGAGGGGCTAGAACTCGAAGATGCGAGTGCGGGGGCACATGAATATGCTGAGGAAGGGCCGATGAGTTTTGCCCCCTTTTATGCCTATCAAGTCCAAAAAGATCAAGGGGATTATTCCATCCTCAAAGTCGCTATCGGTGAGGGGCAAAATCGTGAGTTACGCCGATTTTTTGCCCATTTCGGTGCTGAAATCGTCGATCTTAAACGTCTTAGCTTCGGGGGGATAGAGCTTAACAACCTCCCTACGGGAAAAGTGCGCTTTTTGGAGCGTGCTGAATATACTAATCTGCGTGAGTTTTTAGATGCCACTGAAAAAGCGGCGAAACAAAAACAAAAAGAGATTAAAAAAGCGGTTCCGAGTGAACGTAAATCTGAAAAGAAATCGGTGAAAAAAGAAGAGACAAAACCTGTTAAAAAAGAGGTAAAAAAACCGACCAAGCGGGAATTTGTCAAAGATAAAAAACCAAAACCGCAAAACGAAGTTTTTGGAACTAATAAGTATAAACCGAAAAGTGATAGTAAATTTAAAAAGTAA
- a CDS encoding sensor histidine kinase, whose amino-acid sequence MFHYFHTFATFLDPLYHKPKHLKREFEEWEKSSRTLQIRAISTLTGLLYIIYSLIDWEILSAQPLVFATFLHLFFLPPFLFIIALLSYSKKLYKVMMLSLAISPILASTGNIYLSALLHFSFASQEEIYLPEIYLIIIWIFTVSGIRFNYALISASVTFVSSVAYQIYFKIPQEFLHLHFIWMFASFSFGLLSALIINKFHRQTFLHAKELKSLLSQRELLMQELNHRVKNNLQFIITLLWSKRSGSSPETEQTLISLQSQISAIATVHETLCAQPDISALDTGKYLHTILDSLHELYPHITFDIRFEADIILSMERTITLGLVLCELISNSVKHSFTLEEGTIEINLNIHKNQVTLNYSDTITDYEENNFSMISNTKKSIGWSMISSLISQLRAISTAQGKYLVITFNL is encoded by the coding sequence ATGTTTCATTATTTTCATACTTTTGCCACTTTCTTGGATCCGCTTTACCACAAACCCAAACACCTCAAAAGAGAATTCGAAGAGTGGGAAAAAAGTTCTCGAACCCTTCAAATACGTGCAATATCAACATTGACAGGATTGCTGTATATTATCTACTCTTTGATTGATTGGGAAATATTGTCAGCACAACCTCTTGTATTCGCAACATTCTTGCACCTTTTTTTTCTTCCCCCTTTCCTTTTTATAATTGCATTGCTGAGTTATTCCAAAAAACTTTACAAAGTGATGATGCTTTCACTAGCGATATCCCCTATACTTGCGAGTACAGGAAATATTTATTTAAGTGCTCTATTGCATTTTTCTTTTGCCTCTCAAGAAGAAATATATTTACCTGAAATCTATTTAATTATTATTTGGATTTTTACGGTATCAGGAATTCGTTTTAACTATGCGTTAATCAGCGCGTCTGTAACATTCGTGAGCAGTGTAGCCTATCAAATTTATTTCAAAATACCACAAGAATTTTTGCATCTTCATTTTATATGGATGTTTGCTTCATTTTCGTTCGGCTTGTTAAGCGCATTGATCATCAATAAGTTTCATAGACAAACATTTCTCCATGCCAAAGAACTTAAAAGTCTCTTATCACAACGTGAACTGTTAATGCAAGAGCTCAACCATCGTGTTAAAAACAATCTCCAATTTATCATTACCCTTTTATGGTCAAAACGTTCAGGCTCTTCACCGGAAACAGAACAGACACTTATCTCATTACAGTCACAAATCTCTGCTATCGCAACGGTTCATGAAACGCTCTGTGCACAACCCGATATATCTGCTTTAGATACTGGAAAATACCTTCATACAATTCTTGATTCCCTTCATGAACTTTACCCCCATATCACCTTCGATATTAGGTTCGAAGCCGATATTATTCTCTCTATGGAGCGTACCATTACGCTAGGGCTCGTACTCTGCGAGCTCATCTCCAATTCAGTAAAACACTCTTTCACATTAGAGGAGGGAACTATCGAAATAAACCTAAATATCCATAAAAATCAAGTCACACTAAACTATTCGGACACAATTACCGATTATGAAGAAAATAATTTTTCAATGATTTCAAACACTAAAAAAAGTATCGGATGGTCTATGATTTCATCATTAATTTCACAACTTCGAGCAATCTCTACTGCACAGGGGAAATATTTAGTGATTACGTTTAACTTATGA